A portion of the Faecalibacterium sp. I3-3-89 genome contains these proteins:
- a CDS encoding HAD family hydrolase: MHAVLLDFNGTMFFDTHFHMEAWSKIYHELHPEDKSPLASTKICGPCNDVILKNMAPWLTPAERQQYSEKKEALYREACRSDPASLHLVAGAEELLQGLQKRGIPFALASASIKANVDFYFDAFPIGHWLKQQDVVYDDGSYADKGEMHLEAARRLGVPFSECLVIEDSVTAIALAKRNGAGRLVGIGETADGSELLALGADHYIHDFTEFDYGWLEN; this comes from the coding sequence ATGCACGCTGTACTTCTTGATTTTAATGGGACGATGTTCTTTGATACCCACTTCCACATGGAAGCATGGTCAAAGATCTATCATGAACTGCACCCCGAGGACAAAAGCCCTCTTGCTTCGACGAAGATATGCGGCCCCTGCAATGACGTCATCCTGAAGAACATGGCCCCGTGGCTCACCCCTGCGGAGCGCCAGCAGTATTCAGAAAAGAAAGAGGCTCTGTACCGGGAGGCGTGCAGGAGCGATCCTGCCAGTTTACACCTCGTAGCAGGTGCTGAAGAGCTGCTGCAAGGCTTACAGAAGCGCGGCATCCCGTTCGCGCTGGCGAGTGCTTCCATAAAAGCGAATGTTGATTTCTACTTTGACGCGTTTCCAATCGGTCACTGGCTGAAACAACAGGATGTCGTATACGACGACGGAAGCTATGCCGACAAGGGCGAGATGCATCTGGAAGCGGCGCGGAGGCTGGGTGTTCCGTTCTCTGAGTGCTTGGTCATCGAGGACAGCGTCACCGCCATCGCTCTGGCAAAACGAAACGGCGCAGGCCGGCTCGTGGGCATCGGAGAGACGGCAGACGGGTCTGAGCTGCTGGCACTGGGGGCAGACCACTACATCCACGACTTTACAGAATTTGATTACGGTTGGCTGGAAAACTGA
- the agaV gene encoding PTS N-acetylgalactosamine transporter subunit IIB, with protein MPNIVLTRIDNRLVHGQVATQWCGAIGANLILVANDEVAGNSLRQGLMNMAAPAYAAMRYWTIQKTIDTIHKASAKQLIFIVCENPQDVVKLVEGGVPIKKVNIGNMHMAEGKRQVAGSVAVDDADVAAFKRLQELGVELEIRRVPTEHAESTDKLFK; from the coding sequence ATGCCGAACATTGTTCTTACGCGGATCGACAACCGTCTTGTGCACGGTCAGGTCGCAACGCAGTGGTGTGGCGCCATTGGTGCAAACCTTATTCTGGTGGCCAACGACGAGGTGGCTGGCAACAGCCTGCGTCAGGGCCTGATGAATATGGCTGCTCCCGCCTACGCTGCAATGCGCTACTGGACCATCCAGAAGACGATCGATACCATCCACAAGGCCAGCGCCAAGCAGCTGATCTTCATCGTCTGCGAGAACCCGCAGGATGTCGTCAAGCTGGTGGAGGGTGGCGTCCCCATCAAGAAAGTCAACATCGGAAACATGCACATGGCAGAAGGTAAGCGTCAGGTTGCAGGTTCCGTCGCCGTTGACGACGCCGATGTGGCTGCTTTCAAGCGGCTGCAGGAGCTTGGTGTGGAGCTGGAGATCCGCCGCGTTCCTACCGAACACGCGGAAAGCACCGACAAGCTGTTCAAGTAA
- a CDS encoding PTS mannose/fructose/sorbose/N-acetylgalactosamine transporter subunit IIC, which translates to MGFSALQIILVFVWVFIVAIDQFDFLESLYQPIVSGAVIGAILGDLPTGLIVGGTYQLMTIGNMPVGGAQPPNAVIGGVMAAVFAISSHLDTTAAVGLAVPFALIGQYMVTFLFTLMSPMMSKADQLAAKGDTKGIVRLNYMAMALLGLLFAVVCTLGMLGGSAMGTTLSNLAAKYAWVMAGLGAAGGMMRFVGFATLLRIMLSNEFWGIYFAGFALATIIGYIPELSGSALLLIAFVGIAIALYDYQTRVAIKQAAGSGFAANGGDDEDGI; encoded by the coding sequence ATGGGCTTTAGTGCACTTCAGATCATTCTGGTCTTTGTGTGGGTCTTTATCGTGGCCATCGACCAGTTTGATTTCTTGGAATCCCTGTACCAGCCTATCGTTTCCGGTGCTGTCATCGGTGCGATCTTGGGCGATCTTCCCACCGGTCTGATCGTTGGCGGTACTTACCAGCTGATGACCATCGGCAACATGCCGGTCGGCGGCGCTCAGCCGCCAAACGCAGTCATCGGCGGCGTCATGGCTGCCGTGTTTGCGATCTCTTCTCATCTGGATACCACCGCTGCTGTCGGTCTGGCAGTTCCCTTCGCTCTGATCGGCCAGTACATGGTTACCTTCCTGTTCACCCTCATGTCCCCCATGATGTCCAAAGCTGACCAGTTGGCAGCAAAGGGCGACACCAAGGGCATCGTCCGTCTGAACTATATGGCAATGGCTCTGCTGGGCCTGCTGTTTGCAGTTGTCTGCACCCTCGGTATGCTGGGCGGCTCTGCAATGGGCACTACCCTGAGCAACCTCGCTGCGAAGTACGCATGGGTCATGGCTGGTCTGGGCGCTGCCGGTGGTATGATGCGTTTCGTCGGTTTCGCAACCCTGCTGCGTATCATGCTGTCCAACGAGTTCTGGGGCATCTACTTTGCTGGTTTTGCTCTGGCAACCATCATCGGCTACATCCCCGAACTGTCCGGCTCTGCTCTGCTGCTGATCGCATTTGTGGGCATTGCAATTGCTCTGTACGACTACCAGACTCGCGTTGCTATCAAGCAGGCTGCTGGTTCTGGTTTTGCTGCGAATGGAGGCGACGACGAAGATGGCATCTAA
- a CDS encoding PTS system mannose/fructose/sorbose family transporter subunit IID, producing MASNATHYNNLTPAQPLDKATLNKMVFRSLNLQASFNYERMQAAGWLYCILPGLEKIHSDNKEDLKLSMEHNLEFFNTHPFLVTFVMGIILSLEQQKADIETIRAVRVAAMGPLGGIGDAIFWFTLVPITAGITSNMAINGSLAGPIMFLLIFNIVQFACRFFLMYWSYNLGTKAIDILTANAKEFTRAASMLGVFIVGALTSNYGGTTVATVIENGDSPIVIQSILDGVLPKLIPLALTLGLFFLMKKKNWKPVTCIALLLVIGLVGAFFGIFA from the coding sequence ATGGCATCTAATGCAACTCATTACAACAATCTGACTCCCGCGCAGCCTTTGGATAAGGCTACGCTGAATAAGATGGTGTTCCGTTCCCTGAACCTGCAGGCATCTTTCAACTACGAGCGTATGCAGGCTGCCGGCTGGCTGTACTGCATCCTGCCCGGTCTGGAAAAGATCCACAGCGATAACAAGGAAGACCTGAAGCTCTCCATGGAGCATAACCTTGAGTTCTTCAATACTCACCCCTTCCTCGTTACCTTCGTTATGGGCATCATCCTCTCTCTGGAACAGCAGAAGGCTGACATCGAAACCATTCGTGCCGTGCGTGTTGCCGCTATGGGTCCTCTGGGCGGTATCGGCGACGCAATCTTCTGGTTCACTCTGGTTCCTATCACCGCAGGTATCACATCGAACATGGCCATCAACGGATCGCTTGCTGGTCCTATCATGTTCCTGCTGATCTTCAACATCGTGCAGTTCGCATGCCGCTTCTTCCTGATGTACTGGTCTTATAATCTGGGCACCAAGGCAATCGACATCCTGACTGCCAACGCAAAGGAGTTCACCCGTGCAGCTTCCATGCTGGGCGTCTTCATCGTCGGTGCTCTGACTTCCAACTACGGCGGCACCACCGTTGCTACCGTTATCGAGAACGGCGACAGCCCCATCGTTATCCAGAGCATTCTGGATGGCGTCCTGCCCAAGCTGATCCCTCTGGCTCTGACCCTCGGCCTGTTCTTCCTGATGAAGAAGAAGAACTGGAAGCCCGTTACCTGCATCGCTCTGCTGCTGGTCATCGGTCTGGTCGGCGCATTCTTTGGTATCTTCGCTTAA
- a CDS encoding Gfo/Idh/MocA family protein, whose translation MNLGILGTGSIARTMAAEFAKVPAFHCAAVCSRQKATGEALAQSFGIPKVYTDYDAMLADPDIDLIYIATPNSLHYGQAKAALLAGKNVLCEKPFVPTVAEADELIGLARERHLFLFEAITTAHHPNYALVKEHLPDIGPLRIVSCTFCQYSSRYDALLSGQVPPVFDPACCGGALMDLNLYNVHFVVGLFGEPMSVSYHPNLYRNGIDTSGILLLEYPDFLCQCTGAKDCAAPGSVQLVGEKGRILIEPGSSNCKKLLLDRPGQETFSRECDESPWYYEVSDIAALLAAKDYDACYQALEKTRQVVSVLEAARQDAQLDF comes from the coding sequence ATGAACCTCGGCATCCTCGGCACAGGCTCCATCGCCCGCACGATGGCGGCGGAGTTTGCGAAAGTCCCCGCATTCCACTGCGCGGCGGTCTGCTCCCGGCAGAAGGCCACCGGCGAGGCGCTGGCCCAGTCGTTCGGCATCCCGAAGGTCTACACCGACTATGACGCCATGCTGGCCGACCCGGACATCGACCTCATTTACATCGCCACCCCCAACAGCCTCCATTACGGGCAGGCCAAGGCGGCGCTTCTGGCCGGGAAGAACGTCCTCTGCGAAAAGCCCTTCGTGCCCACTGTGGCCGAGGCCGACGAGCTGATCGGTCTGGCCAGAGAGCGTCATCTGTTCCTCTTCGAGGCCATCACCACGGCCCATCACCCCAACTATGCCCTCGTGAAGGAGCACCTGCCCGACATCGGCCCCCTCCGCATCGTCTCCTGCACCTTCTGCCAGTATTCCAGCCGGTACGATGCCCTGCTCTCCGGGCAGGTGCCGCCGGTGTTCGACCCGGCCTGCTGCGGCGGTGCGCTGATGGACCTCAACCTTTACAACGTCCACTTCGTGGTGGGCCTGTTCGGCGAGCCGATGTCGGTCAGCTACCACCCCAATCTTTACCGGAACGGCATCGACACCAGCGGCATCCTCCTGTTGGAATACCCGGACTTCCTCTGCCAGTGCACCGGCGCGAAGGACTGCGCCGCGCCGGGAAGCGTCCAGCTGGTGGGCGAAAAGGGCCGCATCCTCATCGAGCCGGGCAGCAGCAACTGCAAGAAGCTTCTCCTCGACCGCCCCGGACAGGAGACGTTCTCCCGCGAATGCGACGAGTCGCCGTGGTATTATGAAGTATCGGACATCGCCGCCCTCCTCGCCGCCAAGGACTATGACGCCTGCTATCAGGCGCTGGAAAAGACCCGTCAGGTGGTGTCGGTCCTCGAGGCCGCCCGGCAGGACGCACAGCTGGACTTTTGA
- a CDS encoding BRO family protein, which yields MNQIEIFNSPEFGSIRTLEQNGKVLFCGTDVATALGYTNPRKAVRDHTRGGTKCSIGVQTGKKADGSPAVQMVEMLFIPEGDLYRLIAHSKLPSAERFEQWVFDEVLPAIRKHGAYLTKEKLWEIATSPEALIKLCSELLAEREENASLREENALLESKAAFYDLFIDLNHSTNLRTTAKELLVPERRFVRFLLEKRFVYRTASGNVLPYAKPANEGLFCVKDYCNHGHIGSYTLITPQGKLYFAQLRDMILMVV from the coding sequence ATGAATCAGATTGAAATTTTCAATAGTCCAGAGTTCGGAAGCATTCGCACTTTGGAACAGAATGGCAAAGTATTATTTTGCGGTACAGATGTGGCAACAGCGCTGGGATATACCAATCCACGCAAAGCCGTCCGCGACCATACCAGGGGTGGAACGAAATGTTCCATAGGGGTCCAGACTGGGAAAAAGGCAGATGGAAGCCCCGCGGTACAAATGGTCGAAATGCTCTTTATCCCCGAAGGTGATCTATATCGTCTGATCGCCCATAGTAAACTGCCGTCAGCGGAACGGTTTGAACAATGGGTGTTTGATGAAGTTCTACCTGCCATTCGCAAGCACGGAGCCTATCTCACAAAAGAGAAGTTGTGGGAGATAGCCACTTCTCCGGAAGCTCTGATAAAGCTCTGCTCCGAGCTGCTTGCTGAGCGGGAAGAAAATGCGTCGCTACGAGAGGAAAATGCCCTGCTGGAGAGTAAGGCAGCCTTTTATGATTTGTTCATCGACCTCAATCACAGTACCAACCTCCGCACCACCGCCAAAGAGTTGCTTGTCCCGGAGCGTCGGTTTGTCCGTTTCCTTCTGGAAAAGCGTTTTGTGTACCGCACCGCATCCGGTAATGTACTGCCCTATGCAAAGCCAGCCAATGAAGGACTGTTTTGTGTCAAAGACTACTGCAATCACGGGCATATCGGCTCCTATACGCTGATAACCCCGCAAGGCAAACTCTACTTTGCTCAGCTGAGAGACATGATTTTGATGGTTGTATGA
- a CDS encoding DUF5720 family protein: protein MPEGKTIGQLMEEMRQKAGAQNYHGHDYMDLQRFAENTRHMIIFDVLTHDSPVGWKGERTRLFLSDKGYEKALDSQAKGQIKILSHAKVRNGDLLYDRSEQIR, encoded by the coding sequence ATGCCAGAAGGCAAAACAATCGGTCAGCTGATGGAAGAAATGCGCCAGAAAGCTGGAGCGCAGAACTATCACGGCCATGACTACATGGATCTCCAGCGATTTGCTGAGAACACCCGGCACATGATTATTTTTGATGTGCTGACGCATGACTCCCCGGTGGGCTGGAAAGGTGAACGAACCCGCCTGTTTTTGTCAGATAAGGGCTATGAAAAAGCTCTGGACAGTCAGGCAAAGGGACAGATCAAGATTCTCAGTCATGCAAAGGTCAGAAATGGAGATTTGCTCTATGACCGTTCTGAGCAAATTCGTTGA
- a CDS encoding helix-turn-helix domain-containing protein translates to MQRETSNDSFLDYGSVYHQPIDREHPELIHQTMVAITRRYVSQFYCFNCDTYLQVKEGIGVLLVSHTADAAAVEEFAMNRLIHIKPNVYFAVVSTTQKLEYDLYAESSYSLHITDFPSQYEFLAVLPRIEIQKILGYYYRIRTENYCFKGEQHDFFELTYVDTGELETEVDGVLYYLKEKDLMIYGPGQFHTQYTDEEHRASYMTILFDMRNLTPVEREVWYDALINRVFHYDQKINTLLKTFVRESTTGIPYMNSLMLCLLTETIIRLLQGTYASPMTSASSTAHQSAMDELFDRIIAYIHDNIYDPLTIPEICEHFSLSRSALQLLFKNSVDQSPKKYINDKKLERSCQMLLENRYTISEISLRLGYSSIHYFSKSFNMKYHMSPSEFVKQNCQASL, encoded by the coding sequence ATGCAACGCGAAACTTCCAACGACAGTTTTCTGGATTACGGCTCGGTCTATCATCAGCCCATCGACCGCGAACACCCGGAGCTGATCCATCAGACAATGGTCGCCATCACCCGCCGCTATGTCTCCCAGTTCTACTGCTTCAACTGCGATACCTATTTACAGGTAAAGGAGGGCATCGGCGTGCTGCTGGTCTCCCACACGGCGGACGCAGCCGCCGTGGAGGAGTTTGCCATGAACCGGCTCATCCACATCAAGCCGAACGTCTACTTCGCCGTCGTTTCCACGACCCAGAAGCTGGAATACGACCTCTACGCCGAGAGCAGTTATTCGCTTCACATCACGGACTTTCCTTCCCAGTACGAATTTCTGGCCGTCCTGCCCCGCATCGAGATCCAGAAGATCCTGGGCTACTACTACCGCATCCGCACCGAGAATTATTGCTTCAAGGGGGAGCAGCACGATTTCTTCGAGCTGACCTATGTGGACACCGGTGAGCTGGAAACGGAGGTGGACGGTGTGCTCTACTACTTAAAGGAAAAAGACCTGATGATCTACGGCCCGGGCCAGTTCCACACCCAGTACACCGACGAAGAGCACAGGGCCTCCTATATGACCATCCTCTTCGATATGCGCAACCTGACGCCTGTGGAGCGGGAGGTCTGGTACGACGCCCTCATCAACCGGGTGTTCCACTACGACCAGAAGATCAACACCTTATTAAAAACCTTCGTCCGGGAGAGCACCACCGGTATCCCCTATATGAACAGCCTGATGCTCTGCCTGCTGACCGAGACCATCATCCGTCTGCTCCAAGGCACCTACGCCTCCCCCATGACGTCCGCCAGCAGCACAGCCCACCAGAGCGCGATGGACGAGCTTTTCGACCGCATCATCGCCTACATCCACGACAACATCTACGACCCGCTGACCATCCCGGAGATCTGCGAGCACTTTTCGCTGTCCCGGTCGGCCCTGCAGCTGCTGTTCAAGAACTCGGTGGACCAGTCCCCCAAAAAGTATATCAACGACAAAAAACTGGAGCGCAGCTGTCAGATGCTGCTCGAGAACCGCTACACCATCAGCGAGATCTCGCTGCGGCTGGGCTACAGCTCTATCCACTATTTCTCCAAATCCTTCAACATGAAGTACCATATGTCCCCCAGTGAGTTCGTCAAGCAGAACTGTCAGGCCAGTCTCTGA
- a CDS encoding ParA family protein, which produces MNTQIIAIANQKGGVGKTTTCANLGIGLAQSGKKVLLIDGDPQGSLTISLGNPQPDKLPFTLSDAMGRILMDEPIRPGEGILHHPEGVDLMPADIQLSGMEVSLVNAMSRETILRQYLDTLKGQYSHILIDCQPSLGMLTVNALAAANRVIIPVQAEYLPAKGLEQLLQTINKVRRQINPKLQIDGILLTMVDSRTNFAKEISALLRETYGSKIKVFTSEIPHSVRAKEISAEGKSIYAHDPNGKVAEGYKNLTKEVLKLEKQREKNRAGLSR; this is translated from the coding sequence ATGAATACACAGATTATTGCCATAGCCAACCAAAAAGGTGGTGTCGGCAAAACAACCACTTGTGCCAATCTTGGAATTGGTCTGGCGCAGTCCGGGAAGAAAGTCCTTCTGATTGACGGAGACCCACAGGGAAGCCTGACCATCAGCTTGGGCAATCCTCAGCCTGATAAGCTGCCCTTTACACTGTCAGACGCTATGGGCCGTATTTTGATGGATGAACCAATTCGTCCCGGCGAGGGTATCCTGCACCACCCTGAGGGCGTAGACCTGATGCCTGCGGACATCCAGCTATCTGGTATGGAGGTATCTCTGGTAAACGCTATGAGCCGAGAAACCATTCTGCGACAATATCTGGACACGCTGAAGGGGCAATACTCCCATATCCTTATTGATTGCCAGCCCTCCCTGGGTATGCTTACGGTCAATGCACTGGCTGCCGCTAATAGGGTTATAATCCCCGTCCAGGCAGAGTATCTTCCAGCTAAAGGTTTGGAGCAGCTTTTGCAAACTATCAATAAGGTTCGCAGACAAATCAATCCCAAGCTGCAAATTGATGGGATTCTGCTGACGATGGTAGACAGCCGAACCAACTTTGCCAAAGAAATCTCCGCTCTTCTGCGCGAAACCTATGGCAGTAAGATCAAGGTGTTTACATCAGAAATTCCTCATTCTGTCAGGGCTAAAGAAATCAGTGCTGAAGGAAAAAGCATTTATGCCCATGATCCTAATGGCAAAGTGGCTGAGGGCTACAAAAATCTGACGAAGGAGGTATTGAAACTTGAAAAGCAGCGCGAAAAAAATAGAGCTGGCCTCAGTAGATGA